In the Leifsonia sp. 466MF genome, one interval contains:
- a CDS encoding daunorubicin resistance protein DrrA family ABC transporter ATP-binding protein produces MTRSSEWAVEAHGLVKVFGDNRAVDGVDLTVRAGAVYGVLGPNGAGKTTTISMLATLLKPDAGEAFIFGHDIRKEQQVVRQLIGVTAQFASVDETLSANENLIIFSRLLGLSGREAKQKTAELLEEFGLTEAAKRPLKKFSGGMRRRLDLAASLIAQPPLIFLDEPTTGLDPRTRAQMWDTIRRLVATGSTVLLTTQYLDEADQLADRIAVIDRGRVVAEGTADELKASVGESSLQLRISDPADIEDARRAIQTVLGVDAVVSPEGSRITAPMRNADAVTDLFITFREAGIHLSEMSVQKPTLDEVFLTLTGHGVEDEKADEASAEEGEKVSA; encoded by the coding sequence ATGACTCGAAGCTCCGAGTGGGCCGTCGAAGCCCACGGGCTCGTCAAGGTCTTCGGCGACAACCGCGCGGTCGACGGCGTCGACCTCACCGTTCGCGCCGGCGCCGTCTACGGCGTCCTCGGCCCGAACGGGGCCGGCAAGACCACCACCATCTCCATGCTCGCAACCCTGCTGAAGCCGGATGCCGGCGAGGCCTTCATCTTCGGCCACGACATCCGCAAGGAGCAGCAGGTCGTCCGCCAGCTGATCGGCGTCACCGCGCAGTTCGCCTCGGTCGACGAGACCCTGTCGGCCAATGAGAACCTCATCATCTTCTCGCGCCTGCTCGGCCTGAGCGGGCGCGAGGCCAAGCAGAAGACGGCCGAGCTGCTCGAGGAGTTCGGGCTGACGGAGGCGGCGAAGCGCCCGCTGAAGAAGTTCTCCGGCGGCATGCGGCGTCGCCTCGACCTCGCGGCCAGCCTGATCGCGCAGCCGCCGCTCATCTTCCTCGACGAGCCGACCACCGGCCTCGACCCGCGCACCCGCGCCCAGATGTGGGACACCATCCGCCGCCTGGTCGCCACCGGATCCACCGTGCTGCTCACCACGCAGTACCTGGACGAGGCCGATCAGTTGGCCGACCGTATCGCGGTCATCGACCGCGGACGCGTCGTCGCCGAAGGTACGGCCGACGAGCTCAAGGCCTCGGTCGGAGAGTCGTCGCTGCAGCTGCGCATCAGCGACCCGGCCGACATCGAGGACGCCCGCCGTGCCATCCAGACCGTGCTCGGTGTGGATGCGGTGGTGTCGCCCGAAGGCTCCCGCATCACCGCCCCCATGCGCAACGCGGACGCGGTCACCGACCTGTTCATCACGTTCCGCGAGGCGGGCATCCACCTGTCGGAGATGTCCGTGCAGAAGCCGACGCTCGACGAGGTGTTCCTCACCCTCACCGGCCACGGCGTCGAAGACGAGAAGGCGGACGAGGCGTCCGCCGAAGAAGGAGAGAAGGTCTCCGCATGA
- a CDS encoding Clp protease N-terminal domain-containing protein, with product MSEIAPGSAQNVPGQPLSRALRPVIIRSVAEAQQRSSSTVEAEHLLLALSREGSEPVRTVLAAAGLDPKGLDAALADERAASLRVAGVTPPPAERLSASPRVVRPRWGASAREALVRAHRVAAANRRQRSGELDLLAALLSLELGTVPRALALAGIDSLGLLASARRAA from the coding sequence ATGTCTGAGATCGCTCCCGGCTCCGCCCAGAACGTGCCCGGCCAGCCGCTGTCGCGCGCGTTGCGTCCGGTGATCATCCGCTCGGTCGCCGAGGCGCAGCAGCGCAGCTCGTCCACCGTCGAAGCCGAGCACCTGCTGCTCGCGCTGTCCCGCGAGGGAAGCGAGCCGGTGCGCACCGTCCTCGCCGCCGCCGGCCTCGACCCCAAGGGCCTCGACGCCGCGCTGGCCGACGAGCGGGCCGCCAGCCTGCGCGTCGCCGGTGTCACCCCGCCGCCCGCCGAACGCCTATCGGCGTCGCCGCGCGTCGTCCGCCCCCGCTGGGGCGCCTCCGCCCGAGAGGCACTCGTCCGCGCCCACCGGGTCGCCGCCGCCAACCGGCGGCAGCGGTCCGGGGAGCTCGACCTCCTCGCCGCCCTCCTCAGCCTCGAGCTCGGCACCGTGCCACGCGCCCTCGCTCTGGCGGGCATCGACAGTCTGGGACTCCTCGCGTCCGCACGCCGCGCGGCCTGA
- a CDS encoding helix-turn-helix domain-containing protein — translation MTPKAPFPDPVGGVADGLAAVVALRELADRLEDAEVERALREGWSWTQIADALGITRQAVHKKHLRRVAAAGVELRRRNV, via the coding sequence ATGACTCCGAAAGCACCGTTCCCCGACCCGGTCGGAGGCGTCGCCGACGGCCTCGCCGCGGTGGTCGCCCTCCGTGAGCTCGCCGACCGCCTCGAAGACGCCGAGGTCGAGCGCGCGCTCCGCGAAGGCTGGAGCTGGACCCAGATCGCCGACGCTCTCGGCATCACGCGGCAGGCGGTCCACAAGAAGCACCTGCGCCGTGTCGCCGCGGCCGGCGTCGAATTGAGGAGACGCAATGTCTGA